One segment of Panicum virgatum strain AP13 chromosome 3K, P.virgatum_v5, whole genome shotgun sequence DNA contains the following:
- the LOC120700216 gene encoding tyrosine decarboxylase-like: MAILNHGDTTAASGTSPAAAAVNVAPPMHSLVQPVLDADEFRRQGRLVVDFIADYYTRIDEYPVRPAVAPGFLARQLPEAAPARPEPGGDALAAALRDVRDLILPGVTHWQSPRHFAHFATTGSNVGALGEALAAGLNINPFTWAASPAATELEVVVTDWLGKALHLPERLLFSGGGGGTLLGTSCEAMLCTLVAARDRKLAEIGEERMGDLVVYCSDQTHFSFRKAARIAGIRRGNCREIPTSRESGFALQPRTLLAAVRADEAAGRVPMFLCATVGTTPTAAVDPLRELCAAVAGRGVWVHVDAAYAGAACVCPEFRGATAGAEAVDSFSTNPHKWLLANMDCCALWVRRPEALTAALGTDHDVILKDPSSERGGGVVDYKDWQVALSRRFRALKLWLVLRCHGVEGLRGLVRADARFEVPVPRQFALVCFRLRAAAAAAVGEKRGRDRDNDAEPNELNRRLLEAVNATGRAYMSSAVVGGIYVLRCAIGNSLTEERHVREAWRVVQEQATAVLAAAACTEERAVRSAR; encoded by the coding sequence ATGGCCATCCTGAACCACGGCGACACCACCGCAGCGAGCGGCACCAgcccggcagccgccgccgttaACGTTGCACCTCCCATGCATTCGCTTGTTCAGCCGGTGCTAGACGCCGACGAGTTCCGCAGGCAGGGGCGCTTGGTCGTCGACTTCATCGCGGACTACTACACGCGCATCGACGAGTACCCCGTGCGTCCAGCCGTCGCTCCGGGGTTCCTGGCCCGGCAGCTCcccgaggcggcgccggcgcggccggagcccggcggcgacgcgctcgccgcggcgctCCGCGACGTCCGCGACCTCATCCTGCCCGGCGTCACGCACTGGCAGAGCCCCCGCCACTTCGCGCACTTCGCGACCACGGGCAGCAACGTGGGTGCCCTCGGCGAAGCCCTCGCCGCGGGGCTCAACATCAACCCCTTCACGTGGgcggcctcgccggccgccaccgagcTCGAGGTCGTCGTCACCGACTGGCTCGGCAAGGCGCTGCACCTCCCGGAGAGGCTGCTGTTCTCAGGAGGCGGCGGGGGCACGCTGCTGGGCACGTCCTGCGAGGCCATGCTCTGCACCCTCGTCGCCGCGAGGGACCGGAAGCTCGCCGAGATAGGCGAGGAGCGGATGGGCGACCTCGTCGTCTACTGCTCTGACCAGACCCACTTCTCCTTCCGGAAGGCCGCGCGCATCGCCGGCATCCGCCGCGGAAACTGCCGCGAGATACCAACGTCCAGGGAGAGCGGCTTCGCACTCCAGCCCAGgacgctcctcgccgccgtgcgcgctgACGAGGCGGCGGGCAGGGTCCCGATGTTCCTGTGCGCCACGGTGGGGACCACCCCGACGGCGGCGGTCGACCCTCTCCGCGAGCTGTGCGCTGCCGTGGCCGGGCGCGGCGTGTGGGTGCACGTGGACGCGGCCTACGCCGGCGCCGCGTGCGTGTGCCCGGAGTTCCGCGGCGCCACCGCGGGCGCCGAGGCCGTGGACTCGTTCAGCACCAACCCGCACAAGTGGCTGCTGGCCAACATGGACTGCTGCGCGCTGTGGGTGCGGCGGCCCGAGGCGCTGACGGCCGCGCTTGGCACCGACCACGACGTGATCCTCAAGGACCCGTCGtcggagcggggcggcggcgtggtggactacaaggactGGCAGGTCGCGCTGAGCCGCCGGTTCCGCGCTCTCAAGCTCTGGCTCGTGCTCCGGTGCCACGGCGTCGAGGGCCTGCGCGGCTTGGTGCGCGCCGACGCGCGGTTCGAGGTGCCCGTGCCGAGGCAGTTCGCGCTGGTGTGCTTCcggctgcgcgccgccgccgccgccgccgtcggggagAAGCGCGGCCGTGACCGTGATAACGACGCGGAGCCCAACGAGCTCAACAGGAGGCTCCTCGAGGCGGTGAACGCGACGGGGCGGGCGTACATGAGCTCCGCCGTGGTCGGCGGCATCTACGTGCTGCGCTGCGCCATCGGCAACTCGCTCACCGAGGAGCGGCACGTCCGGGAGGCGTGGCGCGTGGTGCAGGAGCAAGCCACCGCTGTCTTGGCTGCCGCGGCGTGCACGGAGGAACGTGCGGTGCGCAGCGCCCGTTAA